A single window of Narcine bancroftii isolate sNarBan1 chromosome 13, sNarBan1.hap1, whole genome shotgun sequence DNA harbors:
- the LOC138748948 gene encoding potassium voltage-gated channel subfamily A member 2-like, which produces MDKPLCNYDKDYEPGNHHECCERVVINVSGLRFETQIKTLRQFPDTLLGDPQRRIRYFDPLRNEYFFDRNRPSFDAILYYYQSGGRLKRPNSVSLEVFMEEVRFYELGDEAVTRFREDEGFIKEEERPMPSNEFQRQLWLLFEYPESSSPAKVVAIISVLVILISIVVFCLETLPEFRNELDPTLPVHSPRGNSSHLDALSNPFQDPFFVVETMCICWFSFELFLRFIVCPSKPAFFKNIMNIIDFVAIIPYFVALGTEFARQRGVAQPAMSLAILRVIRLVRVFRIFKLSRHSKGLQILGQTLKASMRELGLLIFFLFIGVILFSSAVYFAESEDENTIFTSIPEAFWWAVVTMTTVGYGDMYPMTLGGKIVGSLCAIAGVLTISLPVPVIVSNFSYFYHREIESEDQTQYSHVTTCPYLPPSPKAQSVTGKSAEMEDDLIDNFCSPLQNDMLDGFCPIGDRDSASSPSKKAMVTQV; this is translated from the coding sequence ATGGATAAACCTCTGTGTAATTATGACAAGGACTACGAGCCGGGCAATCACCACGAGTGCTGCGAGAGAGTGGTGATCAACGTGTCGGGCTTGCGCTTCGAGACGCAGATCAAGACCCTCCGCCAGTTCCCCGACACCCTGCTGGGAGACCCGCAGCGGAGAATCCGCTACTTCGACCCGCTCAGGAACGAGTACTTCTTCGACAGGAATCGCCCGAGTTTCGACGCCATCCTTTACTATTACCAATCCGGCGGCAGGTTGAAGCGACCGAACAGCGTGTCTCTGGAGGTTTTCATGGAAGAGGTGAGATTCTACGAGTTGGGAGACGAGGCCGTGACCAGGTTCCGTGAGGATGAAGGCTTCATCAAGGAGGAGGAACGGCCGATGCCCAGCAATGAGTTCCAGCGGCAGCTGTGGCTGCTCTTCGAGTACCCGGAGAGCTCTTCGCCGGCCAAGGTGGTCGCCATCATCTCGGTGCTGGTCATTCTCATCTCCATTGTGGTCTTCTGCCTGGAGACCCTGCCGGAATTCAGGAATGAGCTGGACCCTACCCTGCCGGTGCACTCGCCCCGGGGGAACAGCTCGCACCTGGATGCTTTGAGCAACCCCTTCCAGGACCCTTTCTTCGTGGTGGAGACCATGTGCATTTGTTGGTTCTCCTTTGAGCTCTTCCTGAGGTTCATCGTCTGCCCCAGCAAGCCAGCCTTTTTCAAGAACATCATGAATATCATTGATTTTGTGGCTATCATCCCCTACTTCGTGGCCCTGGGCACGGAATTTGCCAGGCAGCGGGGGGTGGCACAGCCTGCTATGTCCCTGGCCATCCTCAGAGTCATTCGTCTGGTCAGGGTCTTCAGAATCTTCAAACTCTCCAGGCACTCTAAAGGCTTGCAGATCCTCGGGCAAACTCTGAAAGCAAGCATGAGGGAACTGGGCCTcttgatcttcttcctcttcattgGGGTCATCCTCTTCTCCAGCGCTGTCTACTTCGCTGAATCAGAGGACGAGAACACCATCTTCACCAGTATCCCCGAGGCTTTTTGGTGGGCTGTTGTCACAATGACCACGGTGGGATATGGAGACATGTACCCCATGACCCTTGGGGGAAAGATTGTGGGATCCCTCTGCGCCATTGCTGGCGTGCTCACCATCTCGTTACCTGTACCTGTGATAGTCTCAAATTTCAGCTACTTCTACCACAGGGAGATCGAAAGCGAGGATCAGACCCAATACTCACATGTGACCACATGCCCTTACCTGCCTCCAAGCCCGAAAGCccaatcagtgacagggaaaagTGCAGAAATGGAAGACGACCTCATTGACAATTTCTGCTCTCCCCTTCAAAACGATATGTTGGATGGTTTCTGCCCCATTGGAGACCGGGACTCCGCCAGCTCACCGAGCAAGAAAGCTATGGTCACCCAAGTCTGA